A window of the Fusarium poae strain DAOMC 252244 chromosome 3, whole genome shotgun sequence genome harbors these coding sequences:
- a CDS encoding hypothetical protein (TransMembrane:13 (o36-58i70-87o99-118i130-155o167-187i194-213o238-260i272-288o294-312i324-346o358-384i405-425o431-452i)~BUSCO:21460at5125) encodes MASAKLVGMGFQLLKRATDEEDTDPEEGDSAQKELFAAWALFISIMLLIVAFFTSYMLQMKKVTAIHETVISIFAGMVVGLVLMIFGGDSIRTMISFDYQIFFNLLLPPIILSSGYELHQANFFRNIGTILTFAFAGTFLSAVVIGLILYFFTLIPGSLEMSFVDAISVGATLSATDPVTILAIFNAYKVDPKLYTIIFGESILNDAIAIVIFETAQKYKKGEAAGLSIISFFEGTGIFLLVFFCSLFIGFLVGVATALLLKFTYLRRTPKIESCLMVLIPYATYFFSHGLHMSGIVSLLFCGITLKHYAYFNMSRRTQLTTKFIFQILSQLSENFIFIYLGLALFTDNHLQFQPPLIIVTILAVCAARWVAVFPLSKAINWFIRYRASRRGQEVGDELPYNYQAMLYWAGLRGAVGVALAALLTGENSPALRATVLVVVVLTVIIFGGTTARMLEILGIRTGVVEEVDSDDEFDIETFGGGLQVKRSGTGIGYNPRRNGSVALGSLEAGQSASYVSGASSPHTGGRPTSKVRKNSIPERSDLLRHNDDSDIGSDIDVSDLPPPARRSPLPRSNTGTPSRVDSAYATPISETSGGQPITASNAIRQLWTSEDPASVFHHLDEDFIKPRLLLQGDSSRGGNGGPS; translated from the exons ATGGCTTCGGCAAAACTGGTCGGAATGGGCTTTCAGCTCCTTA AGCGAGCCaccgatgaagaagacacCGACCCCGAGG AGGGTGACTCTGCCCAGAAGGAACTGTTCGCAGCATGGGCGCTCTTCATCTCGATTATGTTGCTCATAGTCGCCTTCTTCACAAGCTACATGCTTCAGATGAAGAAAGTCACTGCCATACATGAAACGGTTATATCCATTTTTGCCG GAATGGTGGTTGGGCTTGTTCTTATGATCTTTGGAGGTGACTCCATTCGAACCATGATCAGCTTCGACTACCAGATCTTCTTCAatctgctgctgccgccCATTATTCTGTCTTCAGGTTATGAGTTGCATCAAGCCAACTTCTTCCGGAATATCGGTACTATTTTGACATTCGCATTTGCTGGAACCTTCTTGTCGGCTGTTGTTATTGGCCTCATCCTGTACTTCTTCACCCTTATTCCTGGATCCCTGGAAATGTCCTTTGTCGATGCGATTTCAGTCGGCGCAACTCTCTCTGCTACCGACCCTGTCACCATTCTGGCCATTTTTAACGCTTACAAGGTCGATCCCAAGCTGTACACCATCATCTTTGGAGAATCCATCTTGAACGACGCCATTGCCATTGTCATTTTCGAAACTGCGCAAAAGTACAAAAAGGGCGAGGCTGCTGGACTAAGCATCATCAGTTTCTTCGAAGGTACAGGCATCTTCTTGCTGGTCTTCTTCTGCAGTTTGTTCATCGGCTTTCTTGTCGGTGTGGCAACGGCGCTTTTGCTCAAATTCACCTACCTCCGTAGGACCCCCAAGATTGAGAGCTGCTTGATGGTTTTGATTCCATACGCTACTTATTTCTTTTCTCATGGCCTTCACATGTCCG GTATTGTGTCGTTACTTTTCTGTGGCATCACTCTCAAGCATTATGCCTACTTCAACATGTCGCGACGGACTCAGCTTACGACAAAGTTCATCTTTCAGATCTTGTCGCAATTGTCCGAGAACTTCATCTTCATTTACTTGGGACTAGCTCTGTTTACCGACAACCATCTTCAGTTCCAGCCTCCTCTCATTATTGTAACTATCCTGGCCGTTTGCGCTGCTAGATGGGTCGCCGTATTCCCCTTGTCCAAGGCTATTAACTGGTTCATCCGATACCGCGCCAGCAGACGAGGGCAGGAGGTTGGTGACGAGCTGCCCTACAACTACCAGGCCATGCTTTACTGGGCTGGTCTAAGAGGAGCTGTTGGTGTAGCTCTAGCTGCTTTGCTCACTGGCGAAAACTCCCCTGCACTCCGAGCCACTGTTCTAGTCGTGGTTGTGCTCACCGTTATCATTTTCGGAGGCACTACCGCTCGTATGCTTGAGATCCTTGGAATCCGTACTGGTGTTGTCGAAGAGGTTGACAGCGATGACGAATTCGATATCGAAACATTTGGAGGGGGCCTTCAAGTCAAGCGATCAGGAACAGGCATTGGTTACAATCCTCGCAGGAATGGTAGCGTCGCTCTCGGTAGCCTCGAAGCAGGCCAGTCTGCTAGTTATGTGTCTGGCGCTTCATCTCCGCACACGGGCGGCCGTCCTACAAGCAAAGTACGAAAGAACTCTATACCCGAGAGATCTGACCTACTTCGTCACAATGATGATTCAGACATTGGTAGTGACATTGACGTCTCCGATTTACCACCTCCAGCTCGTCGCTCGCCACTTCCACGCTCCAACACCGGTACACCATCTCGTGTTGACAGTGCATACGCGACTCCTATATCGGAAACGTCAGGAGGCCAGCCAATCACCGCATCCAATGCGATCCGGCAACTCTGGACCTCAGAGGACCCTGCCAGTGTATTCCACCATCTCGATGAGGACTTCATCAAGCCCAGGTTGCTTCTTCAAGGAGACAGTTCCAGAGGCGGCAACGGTGGACCTAGCTGA
- a CDS encoding hypothetical protein (BUSCO:46431at5125) produces the protein MYHLAKGLYLYATSKEEYSVILLGLDNAGKTTFHEQVKSMFLPNRPDPKLKTVPTVGQNVSTIPLQDMYLKLWDVGGQHSLRKLWESYYTSCHAIVFIIDSTDIGDGNIEHDENLSRLEECRLVLEDVLQHTETEGVPLLILANKQDREDCVETIRIKEGLVKKVMEGDKGSAVRDSRVLALSALTGDGVREAIEWVRTRVQWNKESRPPVMR, from the exons ATGTACCATCTTGCCAAAGGACTCTACCTCTATGCAACGAGCAAAGAAG AATATTCGGTTATTCTTCTAGGCCTCGACAATGCTGGCAAAACAACCTTTCACgaacaagtcaagtcaatgtTCTTGCCGAATAGACCCGATCCGAAACTCAAGACAGTGCCTACCGTTGGTCAGAATGTCTCAACAATACCGTTGCAGGACATGTACCTGAAGTTATGGGACGTAGGCGGACAGCACTCCCTGCGCAAGCTTTGGGAGAGCTACTACACGAGTTGCCATGcgatagtatttataatcgACAGCACCGATATCGGCGACGGCAACATTGAGCACGACGAGAACCTGAGCAGGCTGGAGGAGTGTCGTCTTGTCCTCGAAGACGTTCTACAGCACACAGAGACCGAAGGCGTACCCCTTCTCATTCTGGCCAACAAGCAAGATCGTGAGGACTGTGTTGAAACAATACGCATCAAGGAAGGCTTGGTCAAGAAGGTTATGGAGGGAGACAAAGGGTCTGCTGTTCGCGACTCACGTGTGCTGGCTCTGAGTGCCCTGACAGGCGACGGAGTTCGAGAAGCTATCGAATGGGTGAGGACACGAGTGCAATGGAACAAGGAGTCTCGGCCGCCCGTTATGCGGTAG
- a CDS encoding hypothetical protein (BUSCO:38945at5125): MPREAEPSLSEKTFLTQALNEGLRLDGRKFDEFRPLELTFGDEYGVAEVKYGKTSVLAKVSAEVTVPYTDRPFDGVFTITSELSPMVAPSYEVNRPSLEEILLSRLLEKTVRRSGALDTESLCLIAGKKCWSIRVDLHVLAHDGNLTDAACVAVIAALRHFRKPDSSIEGEVLTVYTPAEREPVPLSWLHSPFCVTYSFFGEDGSQVLVDTTWLEEQMRVSHCTYSLNKHGEICQIAKLGGDALDAPLFIQCAQGALNRSKDLSNIVDNKLAEDAKRRDKGGLLAELTAENDG, translated from the exons ATGCCGCGTGAAGCCGAGCCCTCTCTTTCTGAGAAGACGTTCCTCACCCAAGCCCTGAACGAGGGTTTGCGGTTAGATGGGCGCAAATTCGACGAATTCCGACCTCTTGAGCTCACATTTGGAGATGAGTATGGAGTGGCAGAGGTGAAATATGGAAAAACAAG CGTACTAGCCAAGGTTTCAGCCGAGGTGACTGTGCCATACACAGACCGTCCTTTTGACGGAGTTTTTACAATCACATCAGAACTCAGCCCCATGGTCGCACCTTCATATGAGGTCAACCGCCCTTCACTCGAGGAGATTCTTCTTTCAAGGCTTCTTGAAAAGACAGTTAGGAGATCGGGTGCCCTGGATACCGAATCACTATGTCTCATCGCCGGTAAAAAGTGCTGGTCTATCCGAGTTGATCTCCATGTTCTCGCCCACGATGGCAACCTTACAGATGCTGCCTGCGTGGCCGTCATTGCAGCCCTTCGACATTTCCGCAAGCCTGATTCAAGCATCGAAGGAGAAGTCCTTACTGTTTACACACCTGCCGAGAGAGAGCCTGTGCCTCTGAGCTGGCTTCATTCCCCATTCTGCGTCACGTACAGTTTCTTTGGCGAGGACGGAAGCCAAGTTCTTGTCGACACCACCTGGCTTGAGGAGCAAATGCGTGTTTCTCACTGCACATACAGTCTCAACAAGCACGGCGAGATTTGCCAGATTGCCAAGCTAGGAGGAGACGCCCTGGATGCGCCGCTATTCATCCAGTGCGCCCAGGGTGCGCTCAACCGATCTAAGGATCTTTCAAACATTGTGGATAACAAGCTTGCCGAGGATGCAAAGCGAAGGGACAAGGGAGGGCTCCTGGCAGAGTTGACGGCTGAGAACGATGGGTGA
- the CWC15 gene encoding complexed with cef1p (BUSCO:52475at5125): MTTAHRPTFDPARGKEALRGPAYHQRLLPAHTQLKYRQAGQGGDADENPTRDLAAELLAAEAAHFTKKNGAPALIDDADEDDETSVSGGAKRALSTTDGEGEDLEAKRRRILAETRDIDADDDSEEDEEDSDDDDDSDDDSDAELQRELDRVRKEREERKKKEEAERLKEEQDARERNIALGNPLLNKQDFNMKRRWDDDVVFKNQARGTEDKGKKKEFVNDLLRSDFHRRFMSKYVR, translated from the exons ATGACTACCGCTCACAGACCTACGTTTGATCCG GCTCGTGGCAAAGAAGCCCTCCGAGGCCCAGCCTACCATCAACGTCTTCTACCAGCCCATACTCAACTGAAGTATCGTCAGGCTGGTCAAGGTGGTGATGCCGACGAAAATCCTACTCGTGACCTCGCTGCCGAGCTTCTCGCCGCTGAAGCCGCCCATTTCACCAAGAAGAACGGCGCCCCTGCTCTGATTGACGATGccgacgaggacgacgagACCAGCGTTTCTGGTGGTGCCAAACGAGCGCTTTCAACCACTGATGGAGAGGGGGAGGATCTAGAAGCGAAAAGACGACGGATATTAGCAGAGACAAGAGATATTGATGCCGATGATGACAgtgaggaggacgaggaggacagcgacgacgacgacgatagcGATGATGACTCTGATGCGGAACTGCAAAGAGAACTTGATCGTGTGCGAAAAGAGCGAgaggaaaggaagaagaaagag GAGGCAGAGCGActcaaagaagaacaagatgcTCGAGAACGAAACATTGCTCTCGGAAATCCTCTCCTGAACAAGCAAGATTTCAACATGAAGCGCCGCTGGGACGACGATGTGGTCTTCAAGAACCAAGCTCGTGGCACAgaggacaagggcaaaaagaaggaGTTCGTAAAC GATCTCCTCCGTTCCGACTTCCACAGACGCTTCATGAGCAAGTACGTTAGATAA
- a CDS encoding hypothetical protein (BUSCO:9113at5125) codes for MVLEKFRLNANRTLGLMKRQTALVVDSDLKVIGEAKVDFDKDFGHKYGIKKGVHVYEKTGEVYAPVAMWMESVDLVLDRLAEAMSVPLSHIRGISGSCQQHGSVFWNGNAYEVLHHLDPRLPLVVQLPQALSHQWSPNWQDQSTQAECDAFDAALGGRQKLAEVTGSGAHHRFTGTQIMRLKKDLPDMYAKTAHISLVSSWLASVFLGAIAPMDVSDVCGMNLWDMSRQTFSEPLLELAAGSKRDALNLKKKLGEPCLDGAAVLGSISPYFVDRHGFHPDCQITPFTGDNPGTILALPLRPLDAIVSLGTSTTFLMNTPKYKPDGAYHFFNHPTTDGHYMFMLCYKNGGLARERVRDQLPKPENGPTGWENFNKAIESTPALGAAKDDDRRKLGLYFYLTEVVPNIRAGTWRYSCEPDGSDLQEVKDGWDKETDARVIVESQALSMRLRSQNLVESTRPGLPAQPRRIYLVGGGSLNPAIARVIGESLGGSDGVYKLDVGGNACALGGAYKALWALECQPNETFDELIGKRWTEEGNIQRIDEGYREGVYQKYGNVLGAFEGLEKKILAEQAAGSDNGQKDVQASG; via the exons ATGGTTCTTGAAAAGTTTAGGCTAAATGCGAACAGAACGCTGGGACTGATGAAGAGA CAGACTG CTCTCGTCGTCGACTCAGACTTAAAAGTCATTGGTGAAGCCAAGGTCGATTTTGACAAGGACTTTGGCCACAAATATGGCATCAAGAAAGGTGTACATGTCTACGAGAAGACAGGCGAGGTCTATGCACCCGTCGCCATGTGGATGGAGTCGGTAGACCTCGTTCTTGACCGATTGGCTGAAGCTATGTCTGTCCCCCTTTCTCACATTCGTGGTATCAGTGGCTCTTGTCAGCAACATGGCAGTGTCTTTTGGAATGGCAACGCCTACGAGGTCCTTCACCACCTTGACCCTCGTCTTCCCTTGGTGGTCCAGCTGCCGCAGGCACTCTCGCACCAGTGGTCGCCCAACTGGCAGGATCAGAGCACCCAGGCTGAATGTGATGCATTTGATGCTGCGCTTGGCGGCCGCCAGAAGCTTGCAGAGGTTACCGGAAGCGGTGCCCACCAC CGTTTTACCGGAACCCAAATCATGCGTCTTAAGAAGGATCTCCCAGATATGTACGCAAAGACTGCTCACATTTCTCTCGTCTCTTCGTGGCTCGCATCCGTCTTCCTCGGTGCCATTGCTCCCATGGATGTCAGCGATGTCTGCGGCATGAACTTGTGGGACATGTCTCGCCAGACATTCAGTGAGCCTCTTCTCGAGCTTGCTGCTGGCAGTAAGCGTGATGCCCTGAatctgaagaagaagctcggcGAGCCTTGTCTGGATGGCGCTGCTGTTCTGGGTTCTATCTCACCCTATTTCGTGGACCGCCATGGCTTCCATCCCGATTGCCAGATCACACCCTTCACCGGCGACAACCCTGGAACTATTCTAGCTCTCCCCCTCCGACCCTTGGACGCTATTGTTTCGCTGGGTACCTCCACAACCTTCCTCATGAACACACCCAAGTATAAGCCTGATGGTGCTTACCACTTCTTCAACCACCCTACAACCGATGGTCACTACATGTTTATGCTTTGCTACAAGAACGGAGGTCTGGCGCGTGAGCGAGTTCGAGACCAACTCCCTAAGCCTGAGAATGGCCCCACTGGATGGGAGAACTTCAACAAGGCTATTGAGAGTACTCCCGCCCTCGGTGCTGCGAAAGATGACGACAGGCGCAAGCTGGGCCTGTACTTCTACCTCACTGAGGTGGTGCCAAATATCCGTGCTGGCACTTGGCGATACTCATGTGAGCCCGATGGCTCCGACCTTCAAGAGGTAAAGGACGGCTGGGATAAGGAGACTGATGCTCGAGTCATTGTCGAGTCTCAGGCTCTCTCCATGCGTCTGCGCTCTCAGAACCTTGTCGAAAGCACTCGACCTGGCCTACCTGCCCAGCCCCGTCGTATTTACCTTGTTGGAGGTGGTTCTCTAAACCCAGCCATTGCTCGGGTTATTGGAGAATCCCTTGGTGGCAGCGACGGCGTTTACAAACTCGACGTTGGCGGCAACGCTTGCGCCCTGGGCGGAGCCTACAAAGCTCTGTGGGCTCTTGAGTGTCAGCCAAACGAGACCTTTGACGAACTCATCGGCAAGCGATGGACCGAAGAGGGTAACATCCAACGAATTGATGAGGGTTATCGCGAGGGAGTGTACCAAAAGTACGGCAACGTACTCGGAGCCTTTGAGGGCCTGGAGAAAAAGATTCTCGCCGAGCAAGCTGCAGGTTCAGATAACGGACAAAAGGATGTGCAGGCAAGCGGTTGA
- a CDS encoding hypothetical protein (TransMembrane:1 (i21-37o)), translated as MLLLRSNTGPRPLHVACPRRLRASIFAALSTCAYLAASSKLSTHHQASPNTISFARPSTNSLPHLASFRTRLQSTPSLVEASMSQIRSHTDSGRDQKDGHKHSHSHDHSHGILGGHHHHHDNAYLTSGNKDDPGVRITRLGLVSNLGMAIAKFAGGYAFNSKAMTADAWHSITDLASDILTLATVTWSLKPPTDKFPMGFGKVESLGSLGVSSMLLMGGLYMGWDSGISLYGHFYPEAAHGILEHVGHGHSHSHGAAALGIPSMHAAWLAAGTILIKEWLYHATMKVARERRSSVLASNAIHHRVDSLTGFVTLAAIIGANMMENAAWLDPVGGLLISIMVIQAGAGNTVSAFRELADQSIDDDIKSSVSKHAHKALKNVAEGHEVALREVSGIKSGQNYLVDLEMTVPGAWSVDTTQQVEDAVRTQVGGKVRGVRRVRIRFSPKEAPSKAKFDDFIPGTVILPPETEEDASEAESDHDHSHDLKSNGNQDHGDGLRNRNRH; from the exons ATGCTTCTTCTGCGTTCAAATACTGGCCCTCGCCCTCTCCACGTCGCTTGTCCTCGCCGTTTACGCGCTTCCATCTTTGCTGCACTATCAACTTGTGCATACCTGGCAGCCTCGTCTAAGCTTTCGACCCACCACCAGGCTTCGCCAAATACCATCTCCTTCGCTCGCCCTTCAACAAACTCTCTACCGCATTTAGCATCTTTTCGCACCAGACTTCAATCAACACCATCTCTTGTTGAAGCTTCAATGTCCCAGATACGATCGCATACCGACTCTGGTCGCGACCAGAAAGATGGTCACAAACATAGCCACAGCCATGATCACAGCCATGGCATTCTAGGGggtcaccatcaccatcacgaCAACGCCTACCTAACATCAGGCAACAAGGATGACCCGGGCGTCCGCATCACTCGTCTCGGGCTGGTCTCCAACTTGGGTATGGCAATTGCCAAATTTGCTGGTGGATATGCTTTCAACTCCAAAGCTATGACTGCAGACGCTTGGCACAGCATCACCGATCTTGCATCTGATATTTTGACGCTCGCTACGGTTACATGGAGTCTGAAGCCACCAACAGACAAGTTCCCTATGGGCTTTGGCAAAGTCGAGAGTTTGGGTTCATTGGGTGTTTCAAGCATGTTGTTAATGGGAGGTCTATACATGGGCTGGGACAGCGGCATCAGTCTCTACGGTCACTTTTACCCGGAAGCAGCACATGGTATCCTCGAACACGTCGGACACGGCCATAGCCATTCTCACGGAGCTGCGGCACTTGGTATTCCAAGCATGCACGCAGCTTGGCTCGCTGCAGGAACAATCCTGATCAAGGAATGGTTATATCATGCTA CAATGAAGGTTGCACGTGAACGCAGATCTTCGGTTCTAGCATCGAATGCTATTCACCATAGAGTTGACAGTTTGACGGGCTTTGTCACTTTGGCTGCCATCATAGGAGCCAATATGATGGAGAACGCGGCGTGGCTGGACCCCGTCGGTGGTCTACTCATCTCGATCATGGTTATTCAAGCTGGAGCCGGAAATACTGTTTCTGCTTTCCGTGAACTGGCCGATCAAAGtattgatgatgatatcaAGTCTTCGGTATCAAAACATGCACACAAGGCGTTGAAAAATGTGGCAGAAGGGCACGAGGTTGCCCTCCGCGAAGTGAGCGGTATCAAGTCGGGCCAGAATTATCTTGTGGATCTTGAGATGACAGTGCCTGGAGCATGGTCCGTCGATACAACACAGCAGGTCGAGGATGCAGTACGGACACAAGTAGGAGGCAAGGTGCGCGGTGTGCGAAGGGTTCGTATCCGGTTCTCGCCAAAGGAGGCACCTTCCAAGGCCAAGTTTGATGACTTCATTCCTGGTACCGTGATTCTGCCCCCAGAGACAGAGGAGGATGCGTCTGAAGCAGAATCGGACCACGATCACAGCCACGACCTGAAATCAAACGGCAACCAAGACCATGGCGATGGCCTCCGGAACAGGAACAGACATtag
- a CDS encoding hypothetical protein (BUSCO:31006at5125) — translation MSKPLLRIPYTDLPLPSVIAPASASTLPGAIAALHRFFVAPSPRHLPPSAVVLTGAGLSVASGLADYRGVKGTYKVNKTYRPIYYPEFLKSHESRKRYWARSFLGWSNLQKASPNSGHYAIRDLGDLGLIRSVITQNVDSFHPRAHPNLSTLELHGYLRAVVCTTCKNEFSRNEFQEKLASLNPRWAELLKKALQSGALDTEDPVERRFKGLKVNPDGDVDLPDAPYTTFRYPPCPKCLSHPPNNSDGHKHLVQVDTDGAWKPPSTAGILKPAVVMFGESIDNHVKHSAEEAIDNAGKLLVLGTSLATYSAWRLAKRAQDRGMPIAIISMGGIRGEDKFFADMDPNQQGEQGVRVALSTDDLLPALLSALRNDVAPVEEPEKASLQASIANPGIFKDMLS, via the coding sequence ATGAGCAAGCCTCTACTCAGGATCCCTTACACGGACCTCCCCTTGCCCTCAGTAATTGCACCAGCTTCAGCCTCTACCCTTCCCGGTGCCATTGCTGCGCTTCATCGCTTCTTCGTTGCTCCGTCTCCGAGACATCTTCCCCCTTCTGCCGTTGTTCTCACAGGTGCAGGTCTGTCAGTTGCTTCTGGCCTGGCAGACTATCGAGGTGTCAAAGGCACTTACAAGGTCAACAAAACATATCGTCCCATCTATTATCCCGAGTTCCTCAAAAGCCATGAATCTCGGAAGAGGTATTGGGCTCGCAGCTTTCTAGGATGGTCCAATCTACAAAAAGCATCGCCCAATAGTGGACACTATGCCATCAGAGACTTGGGAGACTTGGGTCTAATACGAAGTGTTATTACTCAAAATGTTGACTCTTTTCACCCAAGGGCTCATCCTAATCTATCGACTTTAGAGCTACATGGGTATCTAAGGGCTGTTGTCTGCACCACCTGCAAGAATGAATTCTCCCGAAATGAGTTCCAGGAGAAGCTGGCCAGCCTCAACCCCCGATGGGCtgaactcctcaagaaagCCCTCCAGTCAGGGGCGCTAGATACTGAAGACCCAGTCGAACGTCGGTTCAAAGGCCTCAAGGTTAACCCCGATGGCGATGTTGACTTGCCAGACGCCCCCTACACAACTTTCAGATACCCACCTTGTCCAAAATGCTTGTCCCACCCGCCAAACAACTCAGATGGCCACAAGCATCTTGTGCAAGTCGACACAGATGGGGCTTGGAAGCCTCCCAGCACAGCAGGCATTCTTAAGCCTGCTGTTGTCATGTTTGGCGAGAGTATCGACAACCATGTCAAGCACTCAGCTGAAGAAGCCATCGATAATGCCGGAAAGCTGCTCGTGCTTGGCACTTCACTTGCCACCTATTCTGCTTGGCGACTTGCTAAGCGAGCTCAGGATCGTGGCATGcccatcgccatcatcagTATGGGCGGTATCAGAGGCGAGGATAAGTTTTTTGCGGATATGGACCCTAACCAACAAGGCGAGCAGGGCGTGAGGGTCGCTTTGTCGACAGACGATCTTCTTCCTGCTCTCCTCTCTGCCCTGCGTAATGATGTGGCACCTGTAGAGGAACCAGAAAAGGCCTCACTGCAAGCTTCCATCGCAAATCCCGGCATATTCAAGGATATGCTTTCTTAG
- a CDS encoding hypothetical protein (TransMembrane:1 (o71-91i)~BUSCO:53370at5125) encodes MSVRTLSIRPGQIRATALALKTYHVSKLGFRYSSTAPVTITDGQFWRSLIPKPLRKENRQLKKKSKEWNPATFFIVIFLLIGSMSIQMIALRNSFDRYMRQSEARITSLREVVEKIQRGETVDVEKALGTGDPGKEADWEEMLKAIERDEANRKAKREKVERIEPTTVTATATPVAEVQTTEPAQAAPAKPRSGSFKNFF; translated from the exons ATGTCGGTACGAACACTCTCGATTCGACCGGGCCAGATCCGAGCCACTGCGCTTGCATTGAAAACGTATCATGTATCCAAACTCGGATTTCGATACTCAAGCACAGCCCCTGTAACCATTACCGATGGCCAATTCTGGCGTTCCCTGATACCGAAGCCTTTGCGAAAGGAAAACCGTCAATTGAAGAAGAAATCAAAAGAATGGAACCCGGCGACATTCTTTATTGTCATATTCCTTCTCATCGGATCAATGTCGATACAAATGATTGCGCTACGAAATTCTTTTGATCGTTACATGCGACAATCGGAGGCTAGGATTACATCTTTGCGGgaggttgttgagaagatTCAGAGGGGAGAGACggtcgatgttgagaaggCACTCGGCACTGGTGACCCGGGAAAAGAAGCTGACTGGGAAGAAA TGCTCAAGGCCATTGAGCGCGATGAGGCAAATCGCAAGGCGAAACGGGAGAAGGTCGAGCGAATTGAACCTACAACCGTAACTGCAACAGCGACACCGGTTGCCGAAGTGCAGACCACGGAACCTGCTCAAGCTGCACCAGCAAAGCCAAGAAGCGGGAGCTTCAAAAACTTCTTTTAA